In Gasterosteus aculeatus chromosome 15, fGasAcu3.hap1.1, whole genome shotgun sequence, a single genomic region encodes these proteins:
- the LOC120833364 gene encoding SH2 domain-containing adapter protein F, with translation MAKWLKDYLNFGTRRDPPQPPRPDYSESEILRAYRAQKELDFEDPYQHSEKEHQNGGFSPRSATVSLPSFPAFGSVLPNGVEVKVVSPKHRLIKVDSQEFGCCKVPLTPVTTQEEPVIPSAPAALDADTDYSDPFDVCPEPRGRQNWEPKPASTDYCSYMEPFEAQRIISELQHSMMNNRSGSADGVQLYDNPYEERPRPYYRAAPAAQQQTPRVELGLPDSRESRLPRDDERPADEYDQPWEWKKDNISKVLAVQFEGAERERSRAQTEPTRLTKTGTSSSTADSTTFPLVGDTPPLLGERVDPTMPLERQVWYHGALSRSEAESLLTLCKESSYLVRNSQTCRNDYSLSLRSCKGFMHMKFTRSAERRYVLGENSPPFSTIPEVIHYYTTHRLPIRGAEHMSLLYPVIVQTL, from the exons ATGGCAAAGTGGTTGAAGGACTACCTAAACTTTGGCACCAGGCGTGACCCTCCACAGCCCCCGAGGCCAGATTACAGTGAAAGTGAGATTTTGAGGGCCTACAGAGCTCAGAAGGAGCTGGATTTCGAGGACCCGTATCAACACTCTGAGAAGGAGCATCAGAATGGTGGTTTCAGCCCCCGTAGCGCCACAGTGAGCCTTCCCTCGTTCCCTGCATTCGGTTCAGTGCTGCCTAATGGTGTTGAG GTGAAAGTGGTGTCTCCCAAACACAGACTCATTAAAGTGGACTCTCAGGAGTTTGGCTGCTGTAAAGTCCCCCTAACTCCTGTGACTACTCAAGAGGAACCT GTGATTCCTTCTGCTCCAGCGGCGTTGGATGCTGACACAGACTACTCTGATCCATTTGATGTTTGTCCAGAACCCAGAGGCAGGCAAAACTGGGAGCCCAAACCTGCATCAACAGACTACTGCAGCTACATGGAGCCATTTGAAGCCCAACGGATTATCTCAG AACTGCAGCACAGCATGATGAACAACAGGTCTGGGAGTGCAGATGGCGTCCAATTGTATGACAACCCGTACGAGGAGCGGCCTCGACCCTACTACCGAGCGGCTCcagcagcacaacaacaaacgCCGAGGGTTGAGTTAGGACTTCCagacagcagagagagcagGCTGCCTCGGGATGATGAGAGGCCGGCGGATGAATACGACCAGCCCTGGGAGTGGAAGAAGGACAACATATCTAAAGTTCTAGCAG TTCAGTTTGAAGGAGCTGAAAGGGAGCGCTCCCGAGCTCAGACGGAGCCTACCCGACTCACCAAGACGGGCACCTCATCGTCCACAGCTGACTCCACCACGTTCCCTCTGGTCGGTGACACACCTCCTCTCCTTGGAGAGAGAGTGGATCCAACTATGCCACTGGAGAGACAAGT GTGGTACCACGGAGCTCTGAGCCGCTCGGAGGCAGAGAGTCTACTGACTCTGTGCAAGGAGAGCTCTTACCTGGTGAGGAACAGCCAGACTTGCCGGAACGActactctctctcactcag GAGCTGTAAAGGTTTCATGCATATGAAGTTCACTCGGTCTGCAGAGAGGCGCTACGTGCTCGGGGAGAACAGCCCTCCCTTCTCCACCATCCCCGAGGTCATCCACTACTACACCACACACAGGCTGCCCATCAGAGGAGCCGAACATATGTCCCTACTGTATCCGGTCATAGTGCAGACCCTCTGA
- the spmap2 gene encoding sperm microtubule associated protein 2, giving the protein MATQTHKLAQPKPDRLTFPDRRSVYWLDQLPREKTGSTKTELTPRWSELCRNKKFYTQVTLSPTWKVSERALRAITSDRLRRLAQPRLHAAGWQPEHLQLNPLNRLTQTAAPTSRICQLAQPKRRPVVDGCGPKSKAVTMSHKPCRASAHIELLATPKHDHPKFEGERSVCWTVSRAARNFVASERLLELSAPKERNALFEGYDPYVVTQAARSACPSPRIRRLCLPLPRKCCTNRDG; this is encoded by the exons atggcaactcAGACGCACAAACTCGCTCAACCCAAACCCGACCGACTCACCTTCCCAGACCG TCGTTCGGTTTACTGGCTGGATCAGCTGCCACGGGAGAAAACGGGATCCACCAAAACTG AGTTAACGCCTCGCTGGTCGGAGCTATGTAGAAATAAAAAGTTCTACACTCAAGTCAC ACTTTCTCCCACATGGAAGGTGAGTGAGCGGGCTCTCCGCGCCATAACATCCGACCGACTGCGTCGTCTGGCTCAACCCCGTCTCCACGCCGCTGGCTGGCAGCCGGAGCACCTGCAGCTTAATCCA TTGAACAGGTTGACGCAGACAGCAGCCCCCACTTCACGAATATGCCAGCTCGCCCAACCAAAAAGAAGGCCGGTTGTGGACGGCTGTGGCCCAAAATCTAAAGCTGTAACCATGAGCCACAAACCCTGTAGAGCTTCAGCACACATAGAGCTGCTTGCCA CCCCTAAGCACGACCACCCCAAGTTCGAAGGAGAGCGCTCGGTGTGCTGGACCGTCTCCAGAGCGGCAAGAAACTTCGTAGCCAGCGAGAGGCTTCTGGAGCTGTCCGCTCCCAAAGAGAGGAACGCTCTGTTTGAGGGATACGACCCGTACGTAGTCACCCAGGCCGCCCGCTCCGCCTGCCCCTCACCCCGGATACGTCGGCTATGTCTGCCTCTGCCTCGCAAATGTTGCACAAACCGGGACGGATGA
- the LOC120832659 gene encoding phospholipid phosphatase 2, with protein sequence MTEQGKKWILIAVDVLCVFVASLPSAILTLTFSPYQRGIYCDDKSISYPYRRDTISHGAMAAVTITCSIVIITTGEAYLVHTKRLHSNSRFNDYLSALYKVVGTFLFGAAVSQSMTDLAKFTIGRPRPNFLDVCRPVSCNGYTLQINCTGYHRNVTESRLSFYSGHSSFGMYCMLFLSLYVQARMQGKWTRLVRPTIQFFLVAFSFYVGYTRVSDYKHHWSDVLVGLLQGALIAVLTVRYVSDFFKQRPPLCTHAAAAETEQLEDKPRPQLPDSQHGNHYNYSGPV encoded by the exons ATGACGGAGCAAGGAAAGAAGTGGATTCTGATCGCGGTGGatgttctttgtgtctttgtcg CGTCTCTGCCCTCAGCCATCCTGACCCTGACGTTCAGCCCGTACCAAAGAGGAATCTATTGCGATGATAAGAGTATCAGCTATCCCTACAGGAGAGACACCATCTCCCATGGAGCAATGGCTGCCGTCACCATCACCTGCTCCATTGTCATT ATCACCACGGGAGAAGCGTACCTCGTTCACACCAAGCGTCTGCACTCCAACTCCCGGTTCAACGATTACCTGTCGGCTCTTTACAAGGTGGTGGGCACCTTCCTGTTTGGAGCCGCCGTCAGCCAGTCGATGACCGACCTGGCCAAGTTCACCATCGGTCGCCCTCGTCCAAACTTCTTGGACGTGTGCCGCCCGGTCAGCTGTAACGGGTACACGCTGCAGATCAACTGCACGGGCTACCATCGCAACGTCACCGAATCCAG GTTGTCGTTCTACTCCGGCCACTCGTCCTTCGGGATGTACTGCATGCTCTTTTTGTCG ctctACGTCCAGGCGAGGATGCAGGGGAAGTGGACACGACTGGTTCGACCGACCATCCAGTTCTTCTTGGTGGCGTTTTCTTTTTACGTTGGGTACACGCGTGTGTCCGACTACAAACACCACTGGAGCGACGTGCTTGTGGGGCTGCTGCAGGGAGCGCTCATCGCCGTACTCACT GTCCGATACGTGTCCGACTTCTTCAAGCAGCGGCCTCCACTCTGCACACACGCGGCCGCAGCGGAGACCGAACAGCTGGAGGACAAACCGAGGCCGCAGCTCCCCGACTCGCAGCACGGGAACCACTACAACTATTCTGGACCCGTATGA
- the LOC120832660 gene encoding TLE family member 5 — protein MMFPQSRHSASSQSSQPLKFTTSDSCDRIKDEFQFLQAQYHSLKLECDKLASEKSEMQRHYIMYYEMSYGLNIEMHKQAEIVKRLNGICAQVLPYLSQEHQQQVMGAIERAKQVTPPEMNSIIRQQLQVQHLSQLQGLALPVTPLPLGLTPPSLPAVSSSSGLLSLSSILANYSHGQAQAAKEDKAREAAERAPRGEDGDKSD, from the exons ATGATGTTTCCTCAATCAAGGCACTCG GCATCCTCTCAGTCCAGTCAACCTCTCAAGTTCACTACTTCTGACTCCTGTGACCGCATCAAGGATGAGTTCCAGTTCCTCCAAGCACAGTACCACAG TTTGAAGTTGGAGTGTGATAAACTGGCCTCCGAAAAGTCAGAGATGCAGCGCCACTATATCATG TACTATGAAATGTCTTACGGGCTGAACATTGAAATGCACAAACAG GCGGAAATAGTGAAGAGACTGAATGGCATCTGTGCTCAGGTGCTGCCTTACCTGTCACAAGAG CATCAACAGCAAGTCATGGGCGCCATAGAGCGGGCCAAGCAAGTCACGCCTCCTGAGATGAACTCCATTATACGG caacAGCTCCAGGTGCAGCACCTGTCCCAGCTCCAGGGCCTGGCCCTGCCTGTGACCCCGCTGCCCCTGGGCCTCACCCCGCCGTCCCTGCCGGccgtctcctccagctccggcctgctctccctctcctccatcctggcCAACTACTCCCATGGCCAGGCCCAGGCGGCGAAGGAAGACAAGGCCCGGGAAGCCGCGGAGAGGGCGCCCCGGGGAGAGGACGGGGACAAGTCAGACTAG